TGAATGATGATAGTCATGACCAAACTCTTCCCATTCCTGATTTGTCATGTATCATAGACAACAACAACCAACAAATGTTTCGAGAAATGGATATCGAATGGATGAGTGAAATTCCAAACATGTTCAATAATGAGACACAAGAAGAATTAGCAACCGAATTATTACCTCCAACCTTCAATAAGGGTAATAATCCTCCTTGTAATAGCCCTCAAAGATTGGTGAAAAAGACCCTAAACTGGGATTTCTCAACCGGAAACGTAATTCCAGTTAAAGAAGAAGCCAATATTTGTGACGAGAGAGACAAAGAGAACAATGTGACAATTTCACCGCTCCCATTTCAGTCACATAGGTGCTATAGAGGGATAAGACGTAGGCCGTGGGGAAAGTACACGGCCGAGATGAGGAACCCTGACAAGAAAGGTTCGAGATTGTGGCTAGGGACATACAAGACACCGGAAGAAGCAGCCATGGCTTACGATCGAGCTGCTTTTAAGCATCGTGGCTCTCAAGCTTTGCTTAACTTCCCTCATTTAATCTCGTTGCATGATAAAGAGCCAGAAAATTGGACCACTAGAAAGAGAAATTCAACGACGCTAGAATCCTCCCACTCATCTAGTTCTTCGTCGTCGGGGGGATCA
The sequence above is drawn from the Erigeron canadensis isolate Cc75 chromosome 4, C_canadensis_v1, whole genome shotgun sequence genome and encodes:
- the LOC122597200 gene encoding ethylene-responsive transcription factor 5-like encodes the protein MLTTQVDFNFPSLESIQKHLFDDHLEFFPDNFNSSYNVDDDWTILENSQELSTNMKEISSNYKKLSSPKSSGMSSPSSCQILFPSISDDDQDVSSLNIDDPLFDISKILNDDSHDQTLPIPDLSCIIDNNNQQMFREMDIEWMSEIPNMFNNETQEELATELLPPTFNKGNNPPCNSPQRLVKKTLNWDFSTGNVIPVKEEANICDERDKENNVTISPLPFQSHRCYRGIRRRPWGKYTAEMRNPDKKGSRLWLGTYKTPEEAAMAYDRAAFKHRGSQALLNFPHLISLHDKEPENWTTRKRNSTTLESSHSSSSSSSGGSSNNKNMKKKKKRTFAIK